The genomic window GGTTACCTGTCCGGCCCGCGGGTCATCGACGCCGGGACCAAGGAGCGCATGCGCGAGATCCTGCGCGACATTCAGAGCGGGGAGTTCACCAAGAAACTGGTCGCCAACGTCGAGGGCGGCAACAAGCAACTTGAGGCCTTGCGCAAGGAGAACGCCGAGCATCCCATCGAGGTCGTCGGCAAGCGGCTGCGCGACTTGATGAGCTGGGTCGACCGCCCCATCACCGAGACGGCGTAGCTGCTCGCGCCGAACGTGCACTCAGCGCGTACTTTTGGCTGTTTTCTCCCAGCCAGTGCACGTTCGGCGCGCCAAGCGACTACGAGTTCAGACGCTCAGCGACCGACACCACCCGGCGAGCCAGGTGCTCGAGGGCGGTGTCGGTCGCTGCGTCGAATTCGTGGATGTTGTTGTGGGTGCTCACCAGGCTCACCCCGTACGGGTTGCCGTCGACGAACTTGGTCGGATCGGTGTAGCCCGGCGGCACGATGATCCCGCCGAAGTGGATCAACGTGACGTAGAGCGAGACCAGCGTGGTCTCCTGGCCGCCGTGCAGAGTGTTGGAGGACGTGAAGCCCGCGTACACCTTGTCGGCGAGCTTGCCTTCGGCCCACAACTCGCCGAGCGAGTCCAGGAAGGTGCGCAATTGCGCCGCCGGCGAACCGAACCGGGTCGGCGAGCCGAAGATGACCGCGTCGGCCCACACGATGTCGTCGCCGGTGGCCGCCGGAAGGTCCTTGGTGGCTTCGTGGTTCGCCGTCCAGGCCGGGTTGTGCGCGAACGATTCCGGCTCGTGCGTCTCGGCGACGTGGCGCACGCGGACCTCGGCGCCCGCGGCCTCGGCCGCCGCGGCCACGCGGTTGGCCATCGTGGTGCCGTGGCCGGTGGCCGAGTAGTAGATGATCGCGAGTTTGGTCACGCGGTCAGCTTAGGCCCCGAATCGGGCCCCAAAAACGGCACTTCGGCGATCCCGAATTCCCGGCGCAACAGGCTGCGCGCGGCGTAGTAACCGGCCATGCCATGCACCCCGCCGCCGGGGGGAGTGGCCGCCGAACACAGGTACGCCTGCGGGATCGGGGTGCGCCACGGGTCGACGCGCGGCGTGGGCCCGGCGAGCGCGCGCCACGCGTTGTTGCCGCCCACCCCGATGTCGCCGCCGACGTAGTTGGCGTTGTGGTCGGCCATGCGCGCGGCGGGCACCGCGCGGGCCGCCAGCACGATGTCGCGGAATCCGGGCGCGAACTGCTCGACGACCGCGGTCACCGTTTCGGTCGCGTCGACGGTCGACCCCGACGGCACATGGGCATACGTCCAGAACGGGCGCCGGCCCGCCGCGTCGATGCGGCCGGCGTCGGCGAGGTGCGGCAGTGCCGCGAGCATCATCGGCCACTGCGCATGCCGGCCGGCCGCGACCTCGGCTTCGGCGTGCGCCATCTGCCGGCGGCTGCCGCCCAGGTGCAGCGTCGGCGCCTGCCGCAACCGCGCGTCCGACCACGGAATGTCCTCGCTGAGCACGAAATCGACTTTGGCAACTCCGGGCCCAAAGTGATAGCGGCGCAACGCTTTAGCGTACCGATTCGGCAACGCCGGGCCGTAGATCCGCAACAGGGCGGTGGGTGCGGTGTCGAAAGCGACCACCCCGCTCGGCGGTTCGGTGATCTCCACGCCGGAGGTCAGCTCGCCACCGTGCGCGCGCAGGTCGGCGATCAGCGCATCGGCGATCGCTTGGCTGCCGCCGACCGGAATGGGCCAGCCGACCCCGTGGGCCAGGCTCGCCAGCATCAGTCCGGCGGCGGCCGACGTCAGCGAAGGCATCGGCGAAAGCACATGCGCGGCAACGCCGGTGAACAACGCGCGGGCATCCTCGCCCCGCAGTGACCCCCAGGCGGGGGTGCCCTGGGCCAGCACTCGGATGCCCAGGCGCAGCGCCGACGGCAGCGAGGGGGGCACCGAACGCTTGTCGCCGAGCAGCAGATCCACGACGTCGCTCCAGCCGGCAACCAACGACCCAAGCAGGCGCCGCCAGGAGGCGCCGTCGGTCAACTCGGCGCAGGTGCGCTCGAGATCGCGGTAGGCGATCGCCGCGGGCCCGGTCGTCATCGGATTGCCGTAGGCGACCTCCGGGACGCGAAGCTCGACACCGCGGGCGGCCAGGTCGAACCTCGCGAAGAACGGCGACGCCAGCGCTAGCGGATGAACCGCCGAGCAGATGTCATGTTCGACTCCGGGGAATTCTGGGTCGGCCGCGGTGCGGGCACCCCCGCCGAAAGTCGGCTGCGCCTCGACGACCTGCACTTTGAGCCCCGCACGCGCGCAAATGACGGCCGCGGTCAGCCCGTTGGGCCCGCTGCCGACGACGGTGACGTCCACGGCTCAATTACAGCCGATACGCTGGCGGCGTGAACTTGCCTGTTGTGTTAATCGCCGACAAACTCGCTCAATCGACCGTCGCCGCCTTGGGCGACCAGGTGGAGGTGCGCTGGGTCGACGGCCCCGACCGGGAGAAGTTGCTGGCCGCGGTGCCGGAGGCCGACGCGCTGCTGGTGCGTTCGGCCACCACCGTCGACGCCGAGGTGCTGGCCGCCGCCCCCAAGCTGAAGATCGTCGCCCGCGCCGGAGTGGGGCTGGACAATGTCGACGTCGACGCCGCCACCGAGCGCGGTGTGCTGGTGGTCAACGCGCCGACGTCGAACATCCACAGCGCCGCCGAGCACGCGCTGGCGCTGCTGCTGTCCGCGGCCCGCCAGGTCCCCGCGGCCGATGCCACCCTGCGCGAACACACCTGGAAGCGCTCGTCGTTCTCCGGCACCGAAATCTTCGGCAAGACGGTCGGCATCGTGGGGCTGGGCCGCATCGGTCAGTTGGTCGCCCAGCGGATCGAGGCCTTCGGCACGCACGTCGTCGCCTACGACCCGTACGTGTCGCCGGCACGCGCCGCGCAGCTCGGCATCGAGTTGCTGCCGCTCGACGAGCTCTTGGGCCGCGCCGACTTCATCTCGGTGCACCTGCCGAAGACATCCGAGACCGCGGGCCTGATCGACAAGGAGGCGCTGGCCAAGACCAAGCCGGGCGTCATCATCGTCAACGCCGCCCGCGGCGGTCTGGTGGACGAGGCGGCGCTGGCCGAGGCGATCACCAGCGGCCACGTCCGCGCGGCCGGCCTCGACGTGTTCGCCAGCGAACCATGCACCGACAGCCCGCTTTTCGAGCTGCCGCAAGTGGTGGTGACGCCGCATCTGGGCGCCTCCACCGCCGAGGCACAGGATCGCGCCGGCACCGACGTGGCCGAGAGCGTGCGACTGGCGCTGGCGGGGGAGTTCGTGCCCGACGCCGTCAACGTCGGCGGCGGAGTGGTCAACGAGGAAGTAGCGCCCTGGCTGGACCTGGCGCGCAAGCTCGGCGTGCTGGCCGCCGCGCTCTCCGATGGCGCTCCGACCTCGTTGTCGGTGCAGGTCCGTGGCGAGCTTGCCTCCGAAGACGTCGAGGTGCTTAAACTTTCGGCCCTGCGCGGTCTGTTCTCGGCGGTCATCGAGGAGCAGGTGACTTTCGTCAACGCGCCGGCGCTGGCGGCCGAGCGCGGCGTCACCGCCGAAATCAGCACAGCCACCGAAAGCCCGAACCACCGCAGCCTGCTCGACGTGCGGGTCGTCGGCCCTGACGGCTCGCGCGTCAATGTCGCCGGCACCCTGTCGGGTCCGCAACTGGTCGAGAAGATCGTGCAAATCAACGGCCGCAACTTCGACCTGCGCGCCCAGGGCACCAACCTGGTGATCAACTACGCCGACCAGCCGGGGGCGCTGGGAAAGATCGGCACCCTGCTGGGCGCGGCCGGGGTGAACATCCAGGCCGCACAGCTTTCCGAGGATGCCGAGGGGCCGAGCGCGACGATCCTGCTGCGGCTCGACCGCGACATGCCCGCCGACGTGCGGGCCGAGATCTCGCAGGCCGTCGGCGCCAACAAGCTCGAAGTGGTCGACCTGTCGTGAAGCGCACCGGCAGGGGAGAGCGGCGCCGATGAAGCTCGCGGTTATCGGCGGCGACGGGATCGGGCCCGAGGTCATAGCGCAGGCGCTCAAAGCCCTTGACGCGGTTGTGCCGGACGTGGACAAGACCGAGTACGACCTGGGCGCGCGCCGCTATCACGCCACCGGCGAACTGCTGCCGGACTCGGTGATCGCCGAACTGCGCGCGCAGGACGCGATCCTGCTCGGCGCGATCGGCGATCCGTCGGTGCCCAGCGGCGTACTCGAGCGAGGCCTGTTGCTGCGCTTGCGATTCGAGCTCGACCATCACGTCAACCTGCGGCCGGCCCGGCTTTATCCGGGGGTGAGCAGTCCGCTGGTGGGCAACCCGGACATCGATTTCGTGGTGGTGCGCGAGGGAACCGAGGGCCCGTACACCGGCAACGGCGGCGCGATTCGTGTCGGGACGCCCAACGAGGTCGCCACCGAGGTCAGCGTCAACACCGCCTTCGGCGTGCGCCGGGTCGTCAAGGATGCCTTCGAGCGAGCGCGCAAGCGCCGCAAGCACTTGACGCTGGTGCACAAGAACAACGTGCTGACGTTCGCCGGGAAGCTGTGGACGCGGGTCGTGGCCGAGGTCGGCGAGGAGTACCCGGATGTCGAGGTGGCCTATCAGCACGTCGACGCCGC from Mycobacterium shigaense includes these protein-coding regions:
- the wrbA gene encoding NAD(P)H:quinone oxidoreductase, whose amino-acid sequence is MTKLAIIYYSATGHGTTMANRVAAAAEAAGAEVRVRHVAETHEPESFAHNPAWTANHEATKDLPAATGDDIVWADAVIFGSPTRFGSPAAQLRTFLDSLGELWAEGKLADKVYAGFTSSNTLHGGQETTLVSLYVTLIHFGGIIVPPGYTDPTKFVDGNPYGVSLVSTHNNIHEFDAATDTALEHLARRVVSVAERLNS
- a CDS encoding phytoene desaturase family protein, with product MDVTVVGSGPNGLTAAVICARAGLKVQVVEAQPTFGGGARTAADPEFPGVEHDICSAVHPLALASPFFARFDLAARGVELRVPEVAYGNPMTTGPAAIAYRDLERTCAELTDGASWRRLLGSLVAGWSDVVDLLLGDKRSVPPSLPSALRLGIRVLAQGTPAWGSLRGEDARALFTGVAAHVLSPMPSLTSAAAGLMLASLAHGVGWPIPVGGSQAIADALIADLRAHGGELTSGVEITEPPSGVVAFDTAPTALLRIYGPALPNRYAKALRRYHFGPGVAKVDFVLSEDIPWSDARLRQAPTLHLGGSRRQMAHAEAEVAAGRHAQWPMMLAALPHLADAGRIDAAGRRPFWTYAHVPSGSTVDATETVTAVVEQFAPGFRDIVLAARAVPAARMADHNANYVGGDIGVGGNNAWRALAGPTPRVDPWRTPIPQAYLCSAATPPGGGVHGMAGYYAARSLLRREFGIAEVPFLGPDSGPKLTA
- the serA gene encoding phosphoglycerate dehydrogenase; this translates as MNLPVVLIADKLAQSTVAALGDQVEVRWVDGPDREKLLAAVPEADALLVRSATTVDAEVLAAAPKLKIVARAGVGLDNVDVDAATERGVLVVNAPTSNIHSAAEHALALLLSAARQVPAADATLREHTWKRSSFSGTEIFGKTVGIVGLGRIGQLVAQRIEAFGTHVVAYDPYVSPARAAQLGIELLPLDELLGRADFISVHLPKTSETAGLIDKEALAKTKPGVIIVNAARGGLVDEAALAEAITSGHVRAAGLDVFASEPCTDSPLFELPQVVVTPHLGASTAEAQDRAGTDVAESVRLALAGEFVPDAVNVGGGVVNEEVAPWLDLARKLGVLAAALSDGAPTSLSVQVRGELASEDVEVLKLSALRGLFSAVIEEQVTFVNAPALAAERGVTAEISTATESPNHRSLLDVRVVGPDGSRVNVAGTLSGPQLVEKIVQINGRNFDLRAQGTNLVINYADQPGALGKIGTLLGAAGVNIQAAQLSEDAEGPSATILLRLDRDMPADVRAEISQAVGANKLEVVDLS
- a CDS encoding 3-isopropylmalate dehydrogenase translates to MKLAVIGGDGIGPEVIAQALKALDAVVPDVDKTEYDLGARRYHATGELLPDSVIAELRAQDAILLGAIGDPSVPSGVLERGLLLRLRFELDHHVNLRPARLYPGVSSPLVGNPDIDFVVVREGTEGPYTGNGGAIRVGTPNEVATEVSVNTAFGVRRVVKDAFERARKRRKHLTLVHKNNVLTFAGKLWTRVVAEVGEEYPDVEVAYQHVDAATIFLVTDPGRFDVIVTDNLFGDIITDLAAAVSGGIGLAASGNIDATRTNPSMFEPVHGSAPDIAGQGIADPTAAIISVGLLLAHLGKDQEAARVDRAVEAYLANRPPERLSTTEVGDRIAAAL